The Amycolatopsis sp. DG1A-15b genome window below encodes:
- the hsaA gene encoding 3-hydroxy-9,10-secoandrosta-1,3,5(10)-triene-9,17-dione monooxygenase oxygenase subunit, with protein MSEQVIAGVRDLLPVLRERAQDTEDARRVPEESVKALQETGFFKLLQPKLHGGFETDPVSFYTAVKLIASACGSTGWVASILGVHPWHVALFDAQAQQEVWGEDQDVRISSSYAPMGKAEVVEGGYRLSGRWSFSSGCDHCTWVLLGGPAFSGGKPVDFCTYLLPIADYSIVDVWDTIGLRGTGSNDIVVEDVFVPQHRALSFIATSKCRVPGQAVNPGPLYRLPYGSVHPTTITAPIIGMAQGAYDAHVEHQRKRVRAAYAGEQSKEDPFTKVRIAEAASEIDAAWLQLTRNIEELYELAKREERLPSDLRLRVRRDQVRGTERAITAIDRLFENSGGRAIQRGTPIQRFWRDAHAGRVHAANDAERAYVMFGTGAFGLPVENAMY; from the coding sequence ATGAGCGAGCAGGTGATCGCCGGGGTCCGGGACCTCCTGCCGGTCCTGCGGGAACGGGCCCAGGACACCGAGGACGCGCGGCGCGTCCCCGAGGAGTCCGTCAAGGCCCTGCAGGAGACCGGGTTCTTCAAGCTGCTGCAGCCGAAGCTCCACGGGGGCTTCGAAACCGACCCGGTGAGCTTCTACACCGCGGTCAAGCTGATCGCGAGCGCGTGCGGGTCCACCGGCTGGGTCGCCTCCATCCTCGGCGTCCACCCGTGGCACGTGGCCCTGTTCGACGCGCAGGCGCAGCAGGAGGTCTGGGGCGAGGACCAGGACGTGCGGATCTCCTCGTCGTACGCGCCGATGGGCAAGGCCGAGGTCGTCGAGGGCGGCTACCGGCTGTCGGGCCGGTGGAGCTTCTCCTCCGGCTGCGACCACTGCACGTGGGTGCTGCTCGGGGGACCCGCGTTCTCCGGCGGCAAGCCGGTCGACTTCTGCACCTACCTGCTGCCGATCGCCGACTACTCCATTGTGGACGTCTGGGACACGATCGGCCTGCGCGGCACCGGTTCGAACGACATCGTCGTCGAGGACGTCTTCGTGCCGCAGCACCGGGCGCTGAGCTTCATCGCGACGTCGAAGTGCCGGGTGCCGGGCCAGGCCGTCAACCCCGGGCCGCTGTACCGCCTCCCGTACGGTTCGGTGCACCCGACCACGATCACCGCGCCGATCATCGGCATGGCCCAAGGGGCCTACGACGCGCACGTCGAGCACCAGCGCAAGCGCGTGCGGGCCGCGTACGCCGGTGAGCAGTCCAAAGAGGACCCGTTCACCAAGGTGCGGATCGCCGAGGCGGCCAGTGAGATCGACGCCGCCTGGCTGCAGCTGACCCGCAACATCGAGGAGCTGTACGAACTCGCCAAGCGCGAGGAGCGGCTGCCTTCGGACCTGCGGCTGCGTGTCCGGCGCGACCAGGTGCGCGGCACCGAACGCGCGATCACCGCGATCGACCGGCTCTTCGAGAACTCCGGCGGCCGCGCGATCCAGCGCGGGACGCCGATCCAGCGCTTCTGGCGCGACGCGCACGCGGGCCGCGTTCACGCGGCCAACGACGCCGAGCGCGCGTACGTCATGTTCGGCACCGGTGCCTTCGGGCTCCCCGTCGAGAACGCGATGTACTGA
- a CDS encoding AraC family transcriptional regulator, producing the protein MKAAAQRHFRELALLRRVRDRIDRECTRPLDIDSLARSVDLPAAQFARRFQDAYGLSPHDYRRAAEAIRNREAAAANLAVA; encoded by the coding sequence TTGAAGGCCGCCGCGCAGCGACACTTCCGCGAACTGGCGCTGTTGCGCCGCGTCCGCGACCGCATCGACCGCGAATGCACCCGGCCGCTCGACATCGATTCGCTCGCGCGCAGCGTGGACCTTCCCGCCGCGCAATTCGCCCGCCGTTTCCAGGACGCTTACGGCCTTTCGCCGCACGATTACCGGCGGGCCGCCGAAGCGATCAGGAATCGAGAAGCCGCGGCCGCGAATCTCGCCGTAGCTTGA
- the hsaD gene encoding 4,5:9,10-diseco-3-hydroxy-5,9,17-trioxoandrosta-1(10),2-diene-4-oate hydrolase translates to MAAPEGKYVQAGSLKLHYHEAGAEHAETVILLHGGGPGASAWSNFGRNLPEFAKHYRTIAVDQPGFGRSDKPAEHPQYFRHSADAVAGLMDALGIERAHFVGNSLGGGAAVRFALNHGKRAGRLVLMGPGGLSVNLFAPDPTEGVKNLGRFAAKPSRERMEAFLRIMVHDQALVTDELIDERFAAANTPESLAAMRAMGMSFAQPDTYEEGLLWREAHRLRQRVLLIWGREDRVNPLDGALLALKTIPRAQLHVFGGCGHWAQLEKFDEFNRLALDFLGSS, encoded by the coding sequence ATGGCCGCTCCTGAAGGCAAGTACGTCCAGGCCGGCTCGCTGAAGCTGCACTACCACGAGGCCGGCGCCGAGCACGCCGAGACCGTGATCCTGCTGCACGGCGGCGGGCCCGGCGCGTCGGCGTGGAGCAACTTCGGGCGCAACCTGCCGGAATTCGCCAAGCACTACCGGACGATCGCCGTCGACCAGCCCGGCTTCGGGCGGTCGGACAAGCCTGCCGAGCACCCGCAGTACTTCCGGCACAGCGCGGACGCCGTCGCCGGCCTGATGGACGCGCTCGGCATCGAGCGCGCGCACTTCGTCGGCAACTCCCTCGGCGGAGGCGCGGCGGTGCGGTTCGCGCTGAACCACGGGAAGCGGGCCGGGCGGCTGGTCCTGATGGGGCCGGGCGGGCTGAGCGTCAACCTGTTCGCGCCCGACCCGACCGAAGGCGTCAAGAACCTCGGGCGGTTCGCGGCCAAGCCGTCGCGCGAACGGATGGAAGCCTTCCTGCGCATCATGGTCCACGACCAGGCGCTGGTCACCGACGAGCTGATCGACGAGCGGTTCGCCGCCGCGAACACCCCGGAGTCCCTGGCCGCGATGCGCGCCATGGGCATGTCGTTCGCGCAGCCGGACACCTACGAAGAAGGCCTGCTCTGGCGCGAAGCCCACCGCCTCCGCCAGCGCGTACTCTTGATCTGGGGCCGCGAGGACCGCGTGAACCCCCTCGACGGCGCCTTGCTGGCACTGAAGACGATTCCGCGCGCGCAGCTGCACGTGTTCGGCGGCTGCGGGCACTGGGCCCAGCTGGAGAAGTTCGACGAGTTCAACCGGCTGGCCCTCGACTTCCTCGGGAGTTCCTGA
- a CDS encoding Smr/MutS family protein: MKLKLDLHDVYNRGGEIDRALRAIIDEAVAKKAPLVEIIPGKGSGQLKKHVLRFLERKDVKALYHRVEKDKDNFGRVFVHFRWK; encoded by the coding sequence ATGAAGCTGAAGCTGGACCTGCACGACGTCTACAACCGCGGGGGTGAGATCGACCGCGCCCTGCGCGCGATCATCGACGAGGCCGTCGCCAAGAAGGCGCCGCTCGTCGAGATCATCCCCGGCAAGGGGTCGGGTCAGCTGAAGAAGCACGTCCTGCGGTTTCTCGAGCGCAAGGACGTCAAGGCGCTCTACCACCGGGTCGAAAAGGACAAGGACAACTTCGGCCGGGTATTCGTGCACTTCCGCTGGAAGTGA
- a CDS encoding MFS transporter: MLGGVVVATAGAGFALFVDASGALILLAATLACVPRGAEGRDALRDEGTHESGWRILRRRPVAARLLVVEFFFNFLYMPVEVALPLYVGATLHAGASGLGVLWGALGIGAFLGAALVGRLRNLPQRPLLVAIIGLWALCPIALAVTGDLTVALLVFGLGGLVYAPFTPVAYSFLQSGLAPGEQQQVVTLWTTGSTLAAPLGLALGGPLIELAGSTGGLVLSGLLTLLLLPIAARAVLGRIPEGNPICASA; the protein is encoded by the coding sequence GTGCTGGGCGGGGTGGTCGTGGCGACCGCCGGCGCGGGCTTCGCGCTCTTCGTCGACGCGAGCGGAGCGCTGATCCTGCTGGCCGCCACGCTGGCGTGCGTCCCCCGCGGCGCCGAGGGCCGGGACGCGCTGCGCGACGAGGGCACCCACGAGTCGGGCTGGCGGATCCTGCGCCGCCGTCCGGTCGCCGCGCGGCTGCTGGTGGTCGAGTTCTTCTTCAACTTCCTGTACATGCCGGTCGAAGTGGCGCTCCCGCTGTACGTGGGCGCGACGCTGCACGCCGGCGCGTCCGGTCTGGGGGTGCTGTGGGGTGCGCTCGGGATCGGCGCGTTCCTCGGCGCCGCGCTCGTCGGCCGGCTGCGGAACCTGCCGCAGCGGCCGCTGCTGGTCGCGATCATCGGCCTGTGGGCGCTGTGCCCGATCGCGCTCGCCGTCACCGGCGACCTCACCGTGGCGCTGCTCGTCTTCGGCCTGGGCGGCCTGGTGTACGCGCCGTTCACGCCGGTCGCGTACAGCTTCCTGCAGTCCGGGCTCGCCCCCGGGGAACAGCAGCAGGTCGTCACCCTCTGGACGACCGGCTCCACGCTGGCCGCCCCGCTCGGGCTGGCCCTGGGCGGCCCCCTGATCGAACTGGCCGGCAGCACCGGCGGCCTCGTGCTGTCCGGCCTGCTGACCCTCCTGCTGCTCCCCATCGCGGCCCGGGCGGTGCTCGGGCGCATTCCGGAAGGAAACCCGATATGTGCCTCAGCTTGA
- the hsaC gene encoding iron-dependent extradiol dioxygenase HsaC, which yields MGIRSLGYLRIEATDMAAWREYGLKVLGMVEGSGTHPDALYLRMDDFPARLVISPGDADRLAVTGWEVAHAGELAELRSRLDGASVPYKEGTPDELADRRVDELISFDDPSGNTQEVFHGVALQHRRVVSPYGHKFVTGEQGLGHVVLSTKDDEASLRFYRDVLGFRLRDSMRLPPQLVGRPADGPPAWLRFFGCNPRHHSLAFLPMPTPSGIVHLMVEVENTDDVGLCLDRAIRRKVPMSATLGRHVNDLMLSFYMKTPGGFDVEFGCEGRQVDDDNWIARESTAVSLWGHDFSVGARPPGA from the coding sequence ATGGGCATCCGGTCACTGGGCTACCTCCGCATCGAAGCCACCGACATGGCGGCCTGGCGCGAGTACGGCCTCAAGGTGCTCGGCATGGTGGAAGGCAGCGGCACCCACCCCGACGCGCTCTACCTGCGCATGGACGACTTCCCCGCGCGGCTGGTCATTTCACCGGGCGACGCGGACCGGCTGGCCGTCACCGGCTGGGAGGTCGCTCACGCGGGCGAGCTGGCCGAGCTGCGGTCCCGGTTGGACGGTGCGTCGGTGCCCTACAAGGAGGGCACGCCCGATGAGCTGGCCGACCGCCGCGTCGACGAGCTGATCAGCTTCGACGACCCGTCCGGCAACACCCAGGAGGTGTTCCACGGCGTCGCGCTGCAGCACCGGCGCGTGGTCAGCCCGTACGGCCACAAGTTCGTCACCGGTGAGCAGGGCCTTGGCCACGTCGTTTTGTCTACAAAGGACGACGAGGCGTCGCTGCGGTTCTACCGGGACGTCCTCGGCTTCCGGCTGCGCGACTCGATGCGCCTGCCGCCGCAACTGGTCGGCCGGCCCGCCGACGGGCCGCCCGCGTGGCTGCGGTTCTTCGGCTGCAACCCACGCCACCACAGCCTCGCGTTCCTGCCGATGCCGACGCCGAGCGGGATCGTGCACCTGATGGTCGAGGTGGAGAACACCGACGACGTCGGCCTGTGCCTCGACCGCGCGATCCGGCGGAAGGTGCCGATGTCGGCCACGCTCGGCCGGCACGTCAACGACCTGATGCTGTCGTTCTACATGAAGACCCCGGGCGGCTTCGACGTCGAGTTCGGCTGCGAAGGCCGTCAGGTCGACGACGACAACTGGATCGCCCGCGAGAGCACGGCGGTTTCGCTGTGGGGCCACGACTTCTCGGTCGGCGCGCGGCCGCCGGGCGCATGA
- a CDS encoding acyl-CoA desaturase, protein MTTTENLVGSDFARLSHRISAAGLMNRRPGYYAARIAVVTGLFGAGWVAFALLGNSWWQLAVAGFMAVLFGQIALLSHDLAHKQVFRRRRPTEIAGMLAGNLGIGMSYGWWMDKHTRHHANPNHEELDPDVDPDILVWSKDQARASRGVPRFIGRYQAFLFFPLLTLEGLNLHWSGIRAVRKPGLRHRKVEAALLAAHFVLYASALLTVLSPGMALLFFAVHQGLWGVYMGSIFAPNHKGMPTLTGRTELDFLRKQVLTSRNVRGGVVTDVALGGLNYQIEHHLFPSMPSPHLRRAQPIVQAYCAELGVPYLQTSLAESYRQALTHLHEAGAPLRKRS, encoded by the coding sequence GTGACCACCACAGAGAACCTCGTCGGCAGCGACTTCGCCCGGCTGAGCCACCGCATCTCCGCCGCCGGCCTGATGAACCGCCGTCCCGGCTACTACGCCGCCCGGATCGCCGTCGTGACCGGGTTGTTCGGTGCCGGCTGGGTGGCCTTCGCGCTGCTGGGGAACTCGTGGTGGCAGCTCGCCGTCGCGGGCTTCATGGCCGTGCTGTTCGGGCAGATCGCGTTGCTTTCGCACGATCTCGCGCACAAGCAGGTGTTCCGGCGACGGCGGCCCACCGAAATCGCCGGGATGCTCGCCGGGAACCTCGGGATCGGGATGAGCTACGGCTGGTGGATGGACAAGCACACCCGCCACCACGCCAACCCGAACCACGAAGAGCTCGACCCCGACGTCGACCCGGACATCCTCGTCTGGTCGAAGGACCAGGCCCGCGCCAGCCGCGGCGTGCCGCGGTTCATCGGGCGGTACCAGGCCTTCCTGTTCTTCCCGCTGCTGACCCTCGAAGGGCTGAACCTGCACTGGTCCGGCATCCGCGCGGTCCGCAAGCCGGGCCTGCGCCACCGCAAGGTCGAAGCCGCGTTGCTCGCCGCGCACTTCGTCCTGTACGCGAGCGCGTTGCTCACCGTCCTGTCCCCCGGCATGGCGTTGCTGTTCTTCGCCGTCCACCAGGGACTGTGGGGTGTCTACATGGGATCGATCTTCGCGCCCAACCACAAGGGCATGCCGACGCTGACCGGGCGCACCGAGCTCGACTTCCTCCGCAAGCAGGTGCTGACCTCGCGCAACGTCCGCGGCGGCGTCGTCACCGACGTCGCCCTCGGCGGCCTCAACTACCAGATCGAGCACCACCTGTTCCCGAGCATGCCGTCGCCGCACCTGCGGCGGGCGCAGCCGATCGTCCAGGCCTACTGCGCCGAGCTGGGCGTCCCGTACCTGCAGACGAGCCTGGCCGAGTCCTACCGGCAGGCCCTCACCCACCTGCATGAAGCTGGGGCCCCTCTCAGGAAGCGTTCGTAG
- a CDS encoding MBL fold metallo-hydrolase yields the protein MKKMIAALGLRDLPAAFGAKATGARAERVRSSPQFDGKVFRNAAPRHPMTAASMRTIFREMFFGEHRELRKPAGAVPLVAAAPVESADGLHLTWYGHASTLVELDGARVLLDPVWSDRVSPAAFAGPRRLHEPPVPLSALGRIDAVVISHDHYDHLDLATVRALVTSSSAPFLVPLGVGAHLERWHVPADRIIELDWHEEATVAGVRFVATPAQHFSGRGITNDDTLWTSWALLGPQHRVFYSGDTGYFDGFAAIGAEHGPFDAALIQIGAYAPQWPDIHMTPEEGVAAGLDVRAKLLVPVHWATFQLAMHPWGEPADRVWSEAKEADLPLAIPRPGERIDATEPPPVDGWWQAL from the coding sequence ATGAAGAAGATGATCGCAGCCCTGGGGTTGCGGGACCTGCCGGCGGCGTTCGGCGCGAAGGCCACCGGCGCCCGGGCCGAGCGGGTCCGCTCTTCGCCGCAGTTCGACGGCAAGGTGTTCCGCAACGCGGCGCCGCGGCACCCGATGACCGCGGCGTCGATGCGGACCATCTTCCGCGAGATGTTCTTCGGCGAGCACCGTGAGCTGCGCAAACCGGCCGGCGCGGTGCCGCTGGTCGCGGCGGCGCCGGTCGAGTCGGCCGACGGCCTGCACCTGACCTGGTACGGCCACGCCTCCACGCTGGTCGAGCTCGACGGCGCCCGCGTGCTGCTCGACCCGGTGTGGAGCGACCGGGTCTCCCCCGCGGCGTTCGCCGGCCCGCGGCGGCTGCACGAGCCGCCGGTGCCGTTGTCGGCCCTCGGCCGGATCGACGCGGTCGTGATCTCGCACGACCACTACGACCACCTGGACCTGGCGACGGTCCGCGCGCTGGTGACGTCGTCATCGGCCCCCTTCCTCGTGCCGCTCGGCGTCGGGGCGCACCTGGAGCGCTGGCACGTCCCGGCTGACCGGATCATCGAGCTCGACTGGCACGAAGAGGCGACGGTGGCGGGCGTCCGCTTCGTCGCGACGCCGGCCCAGCACTTCTCCGGCCGCGGCATCACGAACGACGACACGCTGTGGACGTCGTGGGCCCTGCTGGGCCCGCAGCACCGGGTGTTCTACAGCGGTGACACGGGCTACTTCGACGGGTTCGCGGCGATCGGCGCGGAGCACGGCCCGTTCGACGCGGCCCTGATCCAGATCGGCGCGTACGCCCCGCAGTGGCCGGACATCCACATGACGCCGGAGGAAGGCGTCGCGGCCGGCCTCGACGTCCGGGCGAAGCTGCTGGTCCCGGTGCACTGGGCGACGTTCCAGCTGGCGATGCACCCGTGGGGCGAGCCGGCCGACCGCGTGTGGAGCGAGGCGAAGGAGGCCGACCTCCCGCTGGCGATCCCCCGCCCGGGCGAGCGCATCGACGCGACCGAGCCACCCCCGGTCGACGGCTGGTGGCAGGCACTGTGA
- a CDS encoding helix-turn-helix transcriptional regulator: MTGSPTAQYLRDLALLRRVRDRIDREYAQPLDVEALARGVNMSAGHLSRQFRRAYGESPYSYLMTRRIERAMALLRTGELSVTEVCFTVGFSSLGTFSTRFAELVGTPPSVYREQQAEATVGMPPCVAKQVTRPIRNREARPSTAT, from the coding sequence GTGACCGGCTCCCCCACGGCGCAGTACCTGCGCGACCTCGCGCTGCTGCGGCGCGTCCGGGACCGGATCGACCGGGAGTACGCCCAGCCCCTCGACGTCGAGGCGCTGGCCCGTGGCGTGAACATGTCGGCCGGGCACCTCAGCCGGCAGTTCCGGCGGGCGTACGGGGAGTCACCGTATTCGTACCTCATGACGCGGCGGATCGAACGGGCGATGGCCCTGCTGCGCACAGGCGAACTGAGCGTCACGGAGGTCTGCTTCACCGTGGGCTTCTCGTCGCTGGGCACCTTCAGCACGCGGTTCGCCGAGCTGGTCGGCACGCCCCCGAGCGTCTACCGCGAGCAGCAGGCCGAGGCCACCGTCGGGATGCCGCCGTGCGTGGCCAAACAGGTCACCAGACCGATCAGGAATCGAGAAGCGCGGCCCTCGACGGCCACCTAG
- a CDS encoding excinuclease ABC subunit UvrA: MSKPTRKSAPHVADSHDLIRVHGARVNNLRDVSVELPKRRLTVFTGVSGSGKSSLVFSTIAAESQRLINETYSTFVQGFMPTLARPDVDVLDGITTAIIVDQERMGANPHSTVGTATDANAMLRILFSRLGNPHIGSPQAFSFNVASISGAGAVTIEKGGRQIKERRSFSITGGMCPRCEGRGKVNDIDLTALFDENKSLNEGAITIPGYSMEGWYGRIFRGSGFFDPDKPIKKYTKKQFADLVYKEPTKIKVEGINLTYSGLVPAIQKSFLSKDVDSMQPHIRAFVERAVTFQTCPDCAGTRLSAEARSSKIDGISIADACAMQISDLAAWVGKLSEPSVAPLLDALKHTLDSFVEIGLGYLSLDRPSGSLSGGEAQRTKMIRHLGSSLTDVTYVFDEPTIGLHPHDIRRMNDLLLQLRDKGNTVLVVEHKPEAIAIADHVVDLGPRAGTEGGEIVFEGTVDGLRSSGTLTGRHLDDRASLKSSVRSPSGVLEVRGAATHNLQDVDVDIPLGVLVVVTGVAGSGKSSLIHGSVSGGEGVVTVDQTGIRGSRRSNPATYTGLLEPIRKAFAKANGVKPALFSANSEGACPNCNGAGVVYTDLGIMAATATPCEVCEGKRFNADVLEYTFGGRDISEVLGMPVTEALEFFASGDAAVPAAHKILTHLSDVGLGYLTLGQPLTTLSGGERQRIKLATHMAEQGGVYVLDEPTAGLHLADVEQLLGLLDRLVDAGKSVIVIEHHQAVMAHADWLIDLGPGAGHDGGRIVFEGTPAQLVKARKKTLTGKHLAEYVG; encoded by the coding sequence ATGAGCAAGCCCACGAGGAAGAGCGCACCGCACGTGGCCGACAGCCACGACCTGATCCGCGTCCACGGCGCGCGCGTGAACAACCTCAGGGACGTCAGCGTCGAGCTGCCCAAGCGGCGGCTGACGGTGTTCACCGGGGTCTCCGGGTCCGGCAAGAGCTCCCTGGTCTTCAGCACGATCGCCGCCGAATCGCAGCGGCTGATCAACGAGACCTACAGCACCTTCGTGCAGGGGTTCATGCCGACGCTGGCGAGACCGGACGTCGACGTCCTCGACGGGATCACCACCGCGATCATCGTCGACCAGGAGCGGATGGGCGCGAACCCGCACTCCACGGTCGGCACCGCCACCGACGCCAACGCGATGCTGCGGATCCTGTTCAGCCGGCTCGGGAACCCGCACATCGGTTCACCGCAGGCGTTTTCGTTCAACGTCGCCTCGATCAGCGGCGCCGGCGCGGTCACCATCGAAAAGGGCGGCCGGCAGATCAAGGAGCGCCGCAGCTTCAGCATCACCGGCGGCATGTGCCCGCGCTGCGAGGGCCGCGGCAAGGTCAACGACATCGACCTGACCGCGCTCTTCGACGAGAACAAGTCGCTCAACGAGGGCGCGATCACCATCCCGGGCTACAGCATGGAAGGCTGGTACGGGCGCATCTTCCGCGGCTCGGGCTTCTTCGACCCGGACAAGCCGATCAAGAAGTACACCAAGAAGCAGTTCGCCGACCTGGTGTACAAGGAACCGACGAAGATCAAGGTCGAGGGCATCAACCTGACCTACTCCGGGCTGGTGCCGGCGATCCAGAAGTCCTTCCTGTCCAAGGACGTCGACTCGATGCAGCCGCACATCCGCGCGTTCGTCGAGCGCGCGGTGACGTTCCAGACCTGCCCGGACTGCGCCGGCACGCGGCTTTCGGCGGAAGCGCGGTCGTCGAAGATCGACGGGATCAGCATCGCCGACGCGTGCGCGATGCAGATCAGCGACCTCGCCGCCTGGGTGGGGAAGCTGTCCGAGCCGTCGGTCGCGCCGCTGCTGGACGCGCTCAAGCACACCCTCGACTCGTTCGTCGAGATCGGGCTCGGCTACCTTTCGCTCGACCGGCCGTCCGGGAGCCTTTCGGGCGGGGAAGCCCAGCGCACCAAGATGATCCGCCACCTCGGGTCGTCGCTGACCGACGTCACCTACGTCTTCGACGAGCCGACGATCGGCCTGCACCCGCACGACATCCGGCGCATGAACGACCTGCTGCTGCAGCTGCGCGACAAGGGCAACACGGTGCTGGTCGTGGAGCACAAGCCGGAGGCGATCGCGATCGCCGACCACGTCGTCGACCTCGGGCCGCGTGCCGGCACCGAAGGCGGCGAAATCGTCTTCGAGGGCACTGTGGACGGTCTGCGCTCCAGCGGCACGCTGACCGGGCGGCACCTCGACGACCGCGCGTCGCTGAAGTCGTCGGTGCGCTCGCCGTCCGGGGTCCTGGAGGTGCGCGGGGCGGCCACGCACAACCTGCAGGACGTCGACGTCGACATCCCGCTCGGCGTGCTCGTGGTCGTGACCGGGGTGGCGGGCTCGGGCAAGAGCTCGCTGATCCACGGCTCGGTGTCCGGCGGCGAGGGCGTGGTGACGGTCGACCAGACCGGCATCCGCGGCTCGCGCCGGAGCAACCCGGCGACGTACACGGGCCTGCTGGAGCCGATCCGCAAGGCGTTCGCCAAGGCCAACGGCGTCAAGCCGGCCCTGTTCAGCGCCAACTCGGAAGGCGCGTGCCCGAACTGCAACGGCGCCGGCGTGGTCTACACGGACCTGGGGATCATGGCGGCCACCGCGACGCCGTGCGAGGTGTGCGAGGGCAAGCGGTTCAACGCCGACGTCCTGGAGTACACCTTCGGCGGCCGCGACATCAGCGAGGTGCTCGGGATGCCGGTCACCGAGGCGCTGGAGTTCTTCGCTTCCGGTGACGCCGCGGTGCCGGCGGCGCACAAGATCCTCACGCACCTGTCCGACGTCGGCCTCGGCTACCTGACGTTGGGGCAGCCCCTGACGACGCTGTCGGGCGGCGAGCGGCAGCGGATCAAGCTGGCGACGCACATGGCCGAGCAGGGCGGGGTGTACGTCCTCGACGAGCCCACGGCGGGCCTGCACCTGGCGGACGTCGAGCAGCTGCTGGGCCTGCTGGACCGGTTGGTGGACGCGGGCAAGTCGGTGATCGTCATCGAGCACCACCAGGCGGTGATGGCCCACGCGGACTGGCTCATCGACCTCGGCCCGGGCGCCGGCCACGACGGCGGCCGGATCGTCTTCGAGGGCACGCCGGCGCAGCTGGTGAAGGCGCGGAAGAAGACGCTGACGGGGAAGCACCTCGCGGAGTACGTCGGCTGA
- a CDS encoding VOC family protein, producing the protein MDVTIHSSFLPHTDPEASLAFYRDLLGFEVRQNVKYGDMQWITVGPPNQPDTSIVLSPVAATPGLTDDERRMIAEMMAKGTYASVNLATEDLDALFAKLEAGNAEVVQEPVEQPYGIRDCSFRDPAGNLLRIQELR; encoded by the coding sequence ATGGACGTCACCATTCACTCGAGCTTCCTCCCGCACACGGATCCGGAAGCCTCGCTCGCGTTCTACCGCGACCTGCTCGGCTTCGAGGTCCGCCAGAACGTCAAGTACGGCGACATGCAGTGGATCACCGTGGGCCCGCCGAACCAGCCGGACACCTCGATCGTGCTGTCGCCGGTGGCCGCGACGCCGGGCCTGACCGACGACGAGCGCCGCATGATCGCCGAGATGATGGCCAAGGGCACCTACGCCTCGGTCAACCTGGCCACCGAGGACCTCGACGCCCTCTTCGCCAAGCTCGAGGCGGGCAACGCCGAGGTCGTCCAGGAGCCGGTCGAGCAGCCCTACGGCATCCGGGACTGCTCGTTCCGCGACCCGGCGGGCAACCTCCTGCGCATCCAGGAACTGCGCTGA
- the hsaB gene encoding 3-hydroxy-9,10-secoandrosta-1,3,5(10)-triene-9,17-dione monooxygenase reductase subunit encodes MTSVAVDQTEFRSVLGHFCTGVTVVTGRDGDTLAGFACQSFAALSLDPPLVLFCPARTSRTWPVLAAAGRFAVNVLAEDQQEVSAVFGARGEDKFARFGWTPAPSGAPLLEGALTWIDCALEAVHEAGDHYVVIGRVTALGAPSEARPLLFHRGRYAVTEPARDALAALMPWPRPDDWL; translated from the coding sequence ATGACCTCCGTGGCGGTCGACCAGACCGAGTTCCGCAGCGTGCTCGGGCACTTCTGCACGGGCGTCACGGTGGTCACGGGCCGCGACGGCGACACGCTCGCCGGGTTCGCCTGCCAGTCGTTCGCCGCGCTGTCGCTCGACCCGCCGCTGGTGCTGTTCTGCCCGGCCCGGACGTCACGGACGTGGCCGGTGCTGGCCGCGGCGGGCCGGTTCGCGGTCAACGTGCTGGCCGAGGACCAGCAGGAGGTCAGCGCGGTGTTCGGCGCCCGCGGCGAGGACAAGTTCGCCCGGTTCGGCTGGACACCGGCGCCGTCGGGCGCACCCCTGCTCGAGGGTGCCCTGACCTGGATCGACTGCGCCTTGGAAGCCGTGCACGAGGCCGGCGACCACTACGTGGTCATCGGCCGCGTCACCGCCCTCGGCGCGCCTTCGGAGGCCCGCCCGCTGCTGTTCCACCGCGGCCGGTACGCCGTCACCGAACCGGCCCGGGACGCGCTCGCGGCCCTGATGCCCTGGCCCCGCCCCGACGACTGGCTGTGA